In the Ptychodera flava strain L36383 unplaced genomic scaffold, AS_Pfla_20210202 Scaffold_29__1_contigs__length_4469600_pilon, whole genome shotgun sequence genome, one interval contains:
- the LOC139127131 gene encoding transient receptor potential cation channel subfamily M member 8-like: MAGHDDESNMGKEETIPKDKAWKDLQIDKREKEMIKFIKAKKIKQRKENGNQEDTNSFGEIEFVGFDQITNKTAPYVRLDVDTDMKIVWELLVNVWRIRKPNIVISVTGGHHDIFFKEDRLKILLSEELYKAAVCTGAWIVTDGKSSAIMELVGDAIREKSQETREDEVVVLGITGWNVLLNNKLLENSCVSQ, translated from the exons ATGGCCGGTCACGATGATGAATCTAATATGGGAAAAGAAGAAACAATACCCAAAGATAAAGCGTGGAAAGATCTCCAAATCGATAAAAGG GAAAAAGAGATGATAAAGTTTATCAAGGctaagaaaataaaacaaagaaaagagaATGGCAATCAGGAAGACACTAACTCTTTTGGAGAGATTGAATTTGTCGGTTTCGACCAGATAACGAACAAAACCGCTCCG TACGTCCGCTTAGACGTTGATACGGACATGAAAATTGTCTGGGAACTTCTCGTGAATGTATGGAGAATCCGAAAACCTAATATTGTAATTTCTGTCACCGGTGGCCACCACGACATCTTCTTCAAAGAAGACAGATTAAAGATACTGCTCAGTGAAGAATTATATAAAGCAGCCGTTTGTACCG GAGCATGGATTGTAACAGACGGAAAATCATCAGCGATCATGGAATTGGTCGGGGATGCAATCAGAGAAAAAAGCCAGGAAACAAGAGAGGATGAAGTTGTTGTTTTGGGTATCACAGGCTGGAATGTCTTACTCAACAACAAACTGCTGGAAAACTCGTGCGTAAGTCAATGA